A window of Verrucomicrobiia bacterium genomic DNA:
GTAGTAGGACGGGATCACATAACCGCCGTAGGCGTGGGAATCGAGTCGGACACCGTGGCCGCCAGGAGGGTAGTACATTTCGATCCGCCCGGGGGATGGACGGAAGTCGTCGAAGGGATCCTCGGCATTGATCCGGCACTCGATGGCATGGCCTTTGAAGGCGATATCCGCGTCGCGCAGACGGAGCGGTTCACCCATGGCGATGAGGATCTGCTGCTTGACCAGGTCCACACCGGTCACTTCTTCGGTGATGGGATGCTCGACCTGGATGCGTTTATTGACCTCGAGGAAGAAGAAGGCGCCCTGCCCATCGACGACGAACTCGACCGTCCCGGCGTTGGAATAGCCGGCTTCCTCGGCGATACGGATGGCGGCCTTGCCCATCTTCTTGCGCAGGTCACGGTGCTTGTTCTCGATCAGCGGAGAAGGCGTCTCCTCGATCAGCTTCTGATTGCGGCGCTGGATCGAGCAGTCGCGTTCGCCCAGATGAATCACGTTGCCCCGGTGATCGGCGAGGATCTGAAACTCGATGTGGTGGGGATTCTCGATGAACTTCTCGACGTACACAGCCGAGTTGCCGAAGGCTTTCTCGGCCTCGGTCCGGGCCGTGTGATACCCGGTGACCAGAGAAATGTCGTTGTGGGCAATCCGCATCCCGCGCCCCCCCCCTCCGGCCACCGCCTTGATCAGGACCGGATACCCGATCTTGCCCGCCACGGCCTTGGCATCCTGTTCGTTCTCGACCACGCCATCCGAGCCCGGCGGCGTGGGGACACCCGCTTTCCGGGCCAGGGCCCGGCTGACGTTCTTGTCCTCGAGAGCGGTCATGGCCCGGGCGCTGGGGCCGATGAACCGGATGTTGCAACTGGTGCAGATCTCCTCGAAGTGGGCGTTCTCGGATAGAAAGCCATACCCCGGATGAAGGGCATCGACATCGGCGATCTCGGCGGCACTGATGATGCGGTCGATGCGAAGGTAACTTTCCGCGGCAGGCCCGCGCCCAATGCAGATCGCCTCATCGGCGAGATGCACATGCATGGAGTTGGCGTCAGCCTCCGAGTAAACCGCGACGGTCCGGATATTGAGTTCCTTGCAGGCGCGGATGACCCGGACGGCGATCTCACCGCGATTGGCAACCAGGACCTTTTCGAACATGACTTCTGAGCGCCGGGGCCGGGAGGAAGGGGAAGGGAGTCGGTGGACGGATCAGGCGCTAAAGGGGCCGGACCTTGAAGAGGGGCTGACCGAACTCGACCGGTTTCGCATTGTCGACGAGGACTTGGGTCACGACTCCG
This region includes:
- the accC gene encoding acetyl-CoA carboxylase biotin carboxylase subunit, which codes for MFEKVLVANRGEIAVRVIRACKELNIRTVAVYSEADANSMHVHLADEAICIGRGPAAESYLRIDRIISAAEIADVDALHPGYGFLSENAHFEEICTSCNIRFIGPSARAMTALEDKNVSRALARKAGVPTPPGSDGVVENEQDAKAVAGKIGYPVLIKAVAGGGGRGMRIAHNDISLVTGYHTARTEAEKAFGNSAVYVEKFIENPHHIEFQILADHRGNVIHLGERDCSIQRRNQKLIEETPSPLIENKHRDLRKKMGKAAIRIAEEAGYSNAGTVEFVVDGQGAFFFLEVNKRIQVEHPITEEVTGVDLVKQQILIAMGEPLRLRDADIAFKGHAIECRINAEDPFDDFRPSPGRIEMYYPPGGHGVRLDSHAYGGYVIPSYYDSMIGKLITYGKDRREAMDRMSRALGEYLITGVKTTIPFEQAILQDPNFRRGVYSTSFVEQLLTGGRRDLLEERA